From Hymenobacter sediminicola:
TTCGACCTACACAATTTCGTGGTGGGCGCGGCCGAACATTTGCGGGGCTTGCTGGTGTGCAAAGACCCCGTGACGGTGCAGCTATTGGAAGTATCCGACAATATCCGGAGCCGCTATGTGCAGCAGGCCCAGGCCGCGCCGCTGCCGTTCCTGCTTTCCGGCCTGAACCTAGTGAGCCTCTGTGACCGGGAGTTCAAGCAGGCAAAAAACCAGCGCCTGCACGTAGAGCTGACGCTGATGAAGCTCACCTACCTCAACAGCGCTGTGCAGTTTGCCCGCGACCTGAGCGCCGGCCCCGCCGCCTCAGCCAGCAACGGCGAGGCGAAAAAAAAAAGTAGCGTAACGACTCCGGCCGCCCCGGCTCCAAACGGCCAGCTTGTAGCCGACGGTACTGCCGAAGCGCCGGCTGCCTACGGCTCTTTGAACGGCACCGGCACTCCACGCCTGGCACCGGCGGCGCCCGTCAACACCGCAGAACTGGCGCATGCGCCCGCCGACCCGGAGCCCATTGTGCCAGTGGAAAGCGGCGTGGAAGAGCTCCACGACACGCCCAGCATCGAGGACGAAGGCGCAACGCAGGTGCCAGCTACGGCCCGGCTGCGCGACACCGTGCCGCACGTAGAAATCGGAAGGCCCAGCATGGCGGGCCACGAGCCGGGCCAGCCCGCCGTGACGGCGGCTCCTATGCCCCCACCCCGCCCGGGCATGCCGCCGGCCGGCAAACCGCTGGGCCTCGGCACCAAGCTTCCCGGTCTGGGCAGCCTCAGCGCCATGAAAGCGCAGATGGAGCAGCAAGCCGCCGCCGGCAAAGCCGCCGTGGACACCGAGCCCAGTGGCCCTACCACCGGTCTGCCCGCCATCAACGATGAGGTGCTGCAGCGCGTGTGGAAAGAGCTGACTGAGGAGCGCAAGCCCGTCAGCATGATGCATTATAGCTTGCTCAACCGGCCGGTGCAGGCCAACGAGCAGCACCTGATTCTGCTGCGCGTGGATAACCCCGTGCAGGAAGACCTGTTCAACGAGTTGCGGGCCGAGTTTCTGGGCGAGCTGCGCCGCCGCACCGGCTATCCACGCCTCAACGTGCAGGTAGAAGTGGTAGAACGAGTGGAGACAGGCCGCAAGCTCTACACTTCCACCGACAAGATGGACTACCTGATGGAGAAGTACCCGATGCTGCTGGAAATGAAGCAGAAACTGGGCCTCGACGTCGATTAATCACGGATTTTGTGAGCGGCGCTTCCATTCCTGGGGGCGGCACGCTTACTACTCTCTAAAACAAGGGGCTTGCCACGTGGCAAGCCCCTTGTTTTGCCAATCAGCCGCGAAAATCAGCTAGCCGAGCACCATCCGCGCTAATCCGTCGGTCTTCATACGCATTTTTCCGCACTTCGCGGCCGAGAGGGCGCAGCGGAGCTTTTTATTCCCAGGGGGTCCGCCTATCTTTGACTCCTTATTCCGTTCTGCTCTGCTGCCCGCGCTGGTCTCCCTGTGAAAAAACCCCTTCTGCTCCTTATTCCAGCCCTGGCCACGCTCGTTCTTACTCAATGCCAGACCAGCAAGCCCGCCGCTACGGCAGCAGCCATTACCCCGGCCGCCAACACAGAGGCTCCCAAACAGAAGGAATACAAGTACCAGACCGTAGAAGGCGACCCGCTCAAAGCGCGCATCTACACCCTCGACAACGGCCTGACCGTTTACCTCTCCGACTACGACGACGCCCCGCGCATCCAGACCTACCTGGCTGTGCGCGCCGGCTCTAAGAACGACCCGGCCACTGCTACCGGCCTCGCGCACTACCTAGAGCACATGGTGTTCAAGGGCACTTCCAAGCTGGGCACCCAGAACTGGACCGCCGAAAAAGCCGAGCTGGCCAAGATTGAGGCGCTCTACGAGCAGTACCGCGCCCAGCGCAACGACCCCGCCGCCCGCAAGCGCACCTACCATCAGATTGACTCGATTTCCGGCGTGGCGGCCAAGTACGCCGTGGCCAACGAGTACGACAAGGTGATGGGCGCCATTGGGGCCAAAGGCTCCAACGCCTACACCTCCGTCGAGCAGACGGTGTACCAGGAAGACATTCCGAGCAACCAGTTGGAGAAGTGGGCCGCCATCCAGAGCGAGCGGCTGGGCGAGATGGTGCCGCGCCTGTTCCATACCGAGCTGGAAGCCGTGTACGAGGAGAAAAACCGCGGCCTCGACAACGACTTCAACAAGGAGTACGAGGCCCTGAACCGCAGCCTCTACCAGAAGCACGAGTACGGCACCCAAACTACCATCGGCACCATCGAGCACCTGCAGAACCCGTCCATCACGGAGATTAAGCGGTATTTCGACAAGTACTACGTGCCCAACAACGTGGCGCTGTGCCTGAGCGGCGACCTGGACTACGACCAGACTATCCGTGTCATCGACCAGTATTTCGGCAAGCTGCAAAGCAAGCCGGTGCCGGCCTTCACGCCTGCCCAGGAAGCGCCCATCACCGCGCCGCTCGTAACACAGATTGTGGGCCCCGACGCCGAAAACGTAATGCTCGGCTTCCGCTTCCCCGGCACCACTACCCGCGAGGCGCTGGTGCTGCGCATGGTGGACAAGCTGCTGAGCAACGGTCAGGCCGGCCTGATTGACCTGAACCTGAACCAGCAGCAGAAAGTGTTGCAGGCGGCCTCGTTCACCGACATCAACAACGACTACTCCTCGCACATCCTCTATGCCACGCCCCGCCAAGGCCAGAAGCTGGAAGAAGTGCGCGACCTGCTGCTCGCGCAGCTCGACAAGGTGAAGAAGGGCGACTTCCCCGACTGGCCGATTCCGGCCATCATCAACAACGAGCAGCTGCAGCGCACCAAGAGCTACGAAAACAACGAGTCCCGCGCTGGTGCCTTCGTGGCGGCTTTTGTGGCCCGCGAGGATTGGAAGGACTATCTGAAGCAGATCGACGACTTCGGCACCATCACCAAGCAGGAGGTGATGCAAGTGGCGCAGCAGTACTACGGCCCCGGCTACGCGGCCATCTACAAGCGCACCGGCAAAGACGCCAACGCCGTGAAAGTGATGAAGCCGGCCATTACGCCGGTGCCCGTGAACCGCGAAGTAGCCTCCGACTTCTACAAGCAGGTAACCGGTTTGAGCAGCCCCGAGCTGCAGCCGGTATTCGTGGATTACAAGAAGGACATTCAGGAAGTGAAGCTGGAGTCGAGTGTGCCGGTGTATTACACCCGCAACACCGAAAACAACCTCTTCAACCTGTTCTACGTGCTCGACCTGGGCACCAACAACGACCCCAAGCTGGGCCTCGCCACCGACTACCTGCAGTACCTGGGCACCAACAAATACACGGCCGCGCAGCTGCAGCAGGAGTTCTACAAGCTGGGCTGCTCCTTCGCGGTGCAGAGCGGGCAGGACCGTACCACCGTCAGCCTCTCCGGCCTCGACAGCAACTTCGAGCCGGCGCTGCAGCTGTTTGAGAGCCTGCTGGCCGCGCCCAAGCCCGATGCCGCTGCCCTCCGCAACATGGTGGC
This genomic window contains:
- the dnaX gene encoding DNA polymerase III subunit gamma/tau: MENFVVSARKYRPATFRSVVGQQHVTTTLQNAIASQHLAQAFLFCGPRGVGKTTCARILAKTINCEFVEEHVRKSRPISELIQAQPDIVPDALLTAKDPDNTPFELEACGKCSSCRAFQENASFNVHELDAASNNSVEDIRSLVEQVRYAPQQGRFKVYIIDEVHMLSNAAFNAFLKTLEEPPSYAIFILATTERHKIIPTILSRCQIFDFNRIRVDDIRGHLRHVATQEKIKAEDDALHLLAQKADGGLRDALSMFDQMVTFSGHDLTYKDVVQNLHILDYEYYFRLVDALLTENLSATLLLLEEIMQNGFDLHNFVVGAAEHLRGLLVCKDPVTVQLLEVSDNIRSRYVQQAQAAPLPFLLSGLNLVSLCDREFKQAKNQRLHVELTLMKLTYLNSAVQFARDLSAGPAASASNGEAKKKSSVTTPAAPAPNGQLVADGTAEAPAAYGSLNGTGTPRLAPAAPVNTAELAHAPADPEPIVPVESGVEELHDTPSIEDEGATQVPATARLRDTVPHVEIGRPSMAGHEPGQPAVTAAPMPPPRPGMPPAGKPLGLGTKLPGLGSLSAMKAQMEQQAAAGKAAVDTEPSGPTTGLPAINDEVLQRVWKELTEERKPVSMMHYSLLNRPVQANEQHLILLRVDNPVQEDLFNELRAEFLGELRRRTGYPRLNVQVEVVERVETGRKLYTSTDKMDYLMEKYPMLLEMKQKLGLDVD